ttACATTGTTAGaagtttcagagaaaagttcagaaATATAGGATGTCAAGACATCCTCTATTTCCTGCCTAGAAGACACTACATTATTATTCTTATCTTGTAAACAATCGATAttgtttattttccttttctttaaaGTAGTCACATGAAAGAATTTTGTGTTTCTTTCTCCTAAAGCAATTGGATATTGTTTCTAGATTGTTGTTTTGCTATTTCTTCTTAGGTATCATATAGTgattcaggttctagagtctttTTGTTTAAAAGTTCAGTATTAATAGCTTCCATAGGTTTAGCTGAAATATATTCTATTTGTTTTAGAAGTGTTTTTATTTGGTTTTAGAAGTGTTTCATCCAGAGACTTAGATTTTCACCTAACACAGATATGTTTGTGAGTAAATCTGAAGCAGGATAAGTATTATTGTTTTCCAAGAATGTCTTATGACTTCTAAACATGAAGTTTATTTAAGCCACGTGTCATAGAACTTAAACGTATGTGTTATATTAACAGTACTATGGACTTAAGAGTTAAACAAATAGGTCcatggaaaaaagaaaagaaaaacatgaaaacacCGGGGGTACCAAATTACACCGCCAACTTTTTCGTAAgaaacatgtatggacaaactcaacacaactccgagagttaatactcaatcaaggaaagtgtctagagtgaTATATTtatctctcttgcgattagaacatttacagaattgaatcagtgaacctaattacaaaaagagttcttggacggtaccaaagaccaatatccaaagatcaatcaagtcgtatccaacaaaataGGTCGCACGTATCTACTctgattgatcaatgcacaacctatgatatttcaattataaagataaacaatataatgtggaaaacaaaataacatagacaccggaaattttgttaacgaagaaacctctaatgcagaaaaacccgggacctagtccagattgaacatcaaactgtattaagccgccacagacaatatcctactaccaataaacttcggtctggaatgtagttaagcctgaactaagtctcccactgattcaggtacagtcgcgctccttactccTCTTGATTCCCAACAGGGCTTCGCAcaatttattcccttagatgatgtcacaccaactaagagtttattcaactcaattgaagactttaaaccaaatattcCTCTTACATATTAAGCCTATAATTTATTTCCTGATTACGATCGAAATGGATGATCAAATCAAATGtaagatcaaggtgatggaaatctaTAGCAACTTAacaaagtctggctatcctcaaaattcggttttatgcaacccgaagtgcggcctagattattattcacctcacaagtataaaacttgcggaatcacaaagttgagacaaagtgaactttgtgatttccatctatcttgttcaagtgataagtCAACAATCGAACacgatcaggatactcaagttatcaagataaaagataactcgatctggcttcacgaatctcaaCGAAGTCTTTGGTAGTCGCTAAACCCCGAAAGGGTTTCTAGAGacgacgactctagatacaactaggacacaccaaaaaatagtgccaggattcaaagatcccagttgccaagagttccccttatatagacattcaaagcataggttgctttaggtttaagctaagatagctttggaaccaaggaaaaaatattcaccgttagatgtaaactttgaatcttattcacataaataagatatacactctggttaggtaaaccataaccgaaccgtgtacaaagactatgtccaacatggttagccgaaactagccgctatgaacttaaaagcttaacacttattttgatgaacacaaagacattgatcttgagttacaatcatgtgatcaaataagtctagtgtttttagagaattgatcaaatgcaaatcatctcatataaataatttaatcgcacttgaacACAATCAACGTAGTTGGCAAATGCACAAAGTACAGATACATAggtcgttcgtgaatcggctgagtcatggtacgtggaccggtttgcaaacttataagctAAACCGAGTTTCAGGGTTAACAGAACTTTTTCAATTCACGTAGCAGTTTGTAAACTTAGGTGCAAAACTGAGTTCCAGAGTTGACAAAACTTTGTCAGTTTGcgaaccggtttggaaaccttaaaactttaccggttctggagttcacaaaaccttttcagtttgcgtaccggtttgggtacttaaCTGGTTCTAGAAAACAGAActgtattggttcgcataccagtttggatacttaaacccggttcccttaccacaattCCAAAATgttttgtatacgaatatacatacctatctgaatcacgaaacaaacagattttcccatgatgtgcatacgagtatgcctttcacacaaatctgtaagtcgatatatagctccTCCGCTAAGTGtaagaatacatgtaatacggcttcagacgtATAACAGTTTTCTTAGTCTGTAAGACTGATAAGACTGTCTTGTATTTCAAatataatagttctatatttctctaaatcaattcgaaatattcccgaataacGTCAATGACATATATCACCATTTCAGGCTATTTATTGCATCTTATTTTTTGATGTAACAAGATTTATAATTTCAAGATAATGTTGATTATTAATATATTGATTATGGATGTAAATTCCTCATGAAGAGATTAAAAGAATCAATTAATATTAAAATAGGGAGGTTATTGCTATTTGTAACTGGCCCAAGTTCGGACAATAATTTGGCAGTCAATTATTTTCATAACCTGCTTGTAACTCAACCGGTTTCATGTTCTCCACAGAGATTTCATGCGCTCTAGGAGGTCCCACGTTCGAGTCCCAGATAACGCAATATTACAGAGTTTGACATAaacggtagagttagcttgccccccttgcgACGACCATAGCCACACTATCCGTTTCGGCTTCCTCGGCtcggttcctcatgaggctcgttagtaggctagcacgacaacctatTCAGCTAATGTAGTAGTATGCTGCttggaacttagcttgttaggcttccaattaGTTAAATACGTAATAAAAAttctaatatttttatttatttatttcttttgaaaaAAGGTGTAATATACAGAGGTTACTACATTATACCATGAAATATGAGTTTACGAAGTTTTTATGTACATGTAATCGGATTACTAGGCTGCCAATTCCCCAACCAAACACTGTTACAGTAAAAGAAAAGTGAGAGAGTTGAAAAGGTAAAACCGTTGGAATCGCTGTCACTTCCAACTAGAATTGTGCAAATCGAAGTGAAAAAAGAGATGGAACCTGATCCACCAAACCCTAACCCTTCACTAGCTTACTCAAAAACCCACCACAAAAAGGGAACCTTAAGCATAAGATCCCCCGCCCTCAGTATATTATTACTACAAACTCACTTTCTACCACCAACCTGAAAACCCTAACAACCAGCAACTGAGGAAAGCATTTGTGTTTTCTTTCCCTCACTACACCAAACGAAAATGAGTTCTCAGATCTACAGATCGGCTTCAAGAACTCTTAGATCAATTGTCTCTGCTTCTAAAAGCTCATCTCTTTTCTCTGGTGAGTTACTTTCACAAGATTTTGATTTAAAAAAAGAAGTTATCTGTTGGTATTCTATTCCCTTTGAAGTCTTTTTTGACCAACTTTGATATGGATGCTGTTGATTTATCTGATTAACATCAttgatcttaaaaaaaaaaaaaagacacaaaAGTTAATTGCTTTATCTTTTCAGTCATATTTTGTGAATTTCTTTAACTTTTTTGGTCTAACCCTGTAAGCAGCAATAGAAATGTGCAGGCTGTTTCACTACCCTTTATTACAAATTAAAGACAAAAATGGTTTTTCTTTTCAGAAAGTTTGGATCTTTTCCCCAGAGCATCTTGTCTCGTTTATGAATATATAACTTTAGTCGTTCTCTTGTAAATCTGTAGCTCAAtgtaattatgattttttttttatggatttgtTGGTTTTCTTTTTGTTAGTTCTAGATATGAAGATTCTAACATATTGAATTTGGTTTTATATCTAATATTCCAAGTATATATTCTTATGTGTAGAAGGGAGAgctgtagcagcagcagcagcaacgaccTCATTCAGAGGAAATGTGTCTTCTCTAGCCTCATTTTATGGTAGGGCTAACTCAGGGAGTGCATCAACTGGATGGATTTCAGGAGCCCTTGCCCTTCCTGCTGCAGGTTTGATTACAACTGGAATTGCTGTGGTCTTTTATTTCTTGATATTTCAACGCTTTAGCTACTCACTGAGTGACTTATGGCTGCTGTTTATAAAAATTTTAAGATGAAAAAGTGTGTTGCAAACAGATATTTTCTATGTGTTTCTTAAGGTATTATTTCTATCCTATGATCTCATCTGGGTGGGCTGATACCTACTTAATGTATTGGGattttgtaaccatctttgggaGAATAAGTTGGTGTTTCTGTCGTGGTAGTGCCTATTACAACAGGAAAAACTTCCCATACAGTAATGCAGCTTTCTCCTGAAGATTCTCACTCTTCTTTATCTTCCATTGTTTCCTTGCATTGCATCTTTACTTTCCCTAGTTATTTTCTTTGCACATTATCCTAATATTTAGTCCAATGTAGGCAAAGGACATGATGATTTTAAAGTAAAAGGTCTGAGTAGGAAATGCATGTTAGTAGCGACTAGATGAAAATCTGGGGGCAAAAAGGAGAGGACCCCTGCCCTTGTTCAAGTTATAGCATGTGGCTTTCGCAACCTCTTCCATAACAATTATACCTCGTGTAATGGGTTGAAAGAAAAGGCGTGGGCCGTATTCTAGAGTTGGGTGCGGTCTAGACTTCGCCCAATATAATACCTTGTCCTTCAAATGATGACCATCTGTTCGCTACTGTCATGTTTTCTACATATGATCACACCTTCTTTCTGATCCTTTTGCAATGTACATTCTAAGCTTTATCAAGCAATATTCTAGTACATTAGATATGGATTAATTTCAGATATTTTATCCACCTAGCGGTTGAGGAACGATTGCCTGTATTGTTTGTTAACCTTGTTCTCGAACCAAAGCATATAAAAATGTGCAATGAAGTAGTTTTTGTATCTGTTTGCATATATTCATCCTAATTATAATCCTGATATTTATTCGATTATGTTTCTTGATCTTCCAGCATACATGCTCCAAGAGCAGGATGCACATGCCGCCGAGGTACTTAAAATCATAATTTGAGTTTCATGTTTCTCTATTAAGTCACATTTTTGTTCTATCCTTTTCTCCGTTAATGATATGAATCTGTCCCTTTTACTCAGATGGAGCGTACCTTTATTGCCATTAAACCTGATGGAGTGCAGAGAGGGCTGGTAAGATGTCTCGTTCCTCTTAAAGCATATCTCTCATGTCAGATGCTACACATGCTTTACTTAAACATCTGCAAGAAGATGATATTATGGCTCCTCGCATAGGATATTATCTATCGAGTTAGGGCTATTGCCCATTCTTCGAGATAATATCTGAATTTCCTTATCTTGTTTGCAGATATCAGAGATTGTTGCTCGTTTTGAGCGCAAGGGGTTTAAGCTTGTGGCAATCAAGTTGGTAGTCCCTTCCAAAGACTTTGCTCAGAAACATTACCATGACCTGAAGGAAAGACCCTTTTTCAATGGCCTTTGTGATTTCCTCAGTTCCGGCCCTGTTCTTGCCATGGTGAGAGAAAGACAAAAACAAGTTTCTAGTCTTCATAAGCTATACAAAATGGGAAACTAAGACTTAATGTTTCTTTAGGTTTGGGAAGGCGAGGGTGTCATCAAGTACGGACGTAAACTTATTGGAGCCACAGACCCACAAAAATCAGAGCCAGGAACCATCAGGGGTGATCTTGCTGTTGTTGTTGGGAGGTATTGTTTTGAAATACTCAGATCTTCAATGTCAATTCTCTATGCTAGAAACCAGCTAAGTCGTGTATCAGATTTAGATTTGGGCCTTGAGTACACCATCTTGATGTTGTTTGGCCTTGCAGGAACATCATTCATGGCAGTGATGGCCCTGAAACCGCTAAGGATGAGATCAAACTTTGGTTTAAACCCGAGGAGCTGAACACTTACACAATTAACTCAGAGAAGTGGGTTTATGGTGCCAACTGATtgtctttctttctttccttccTTTTTTATCTTTAGAGTTTTTTCTGGGCATATTTTGATCTACACCATGTGCCTGCCTGATTTTAATCAGGTGTTTTGATTAATAACAAGATCAATTTTTTAGGGGTGAGAGATCACGTTGTACTGCGTCCGGCCCCGAAAACAACCAAAAGAATGTAATTTCTTAAATAAAAATACCTGTTCTTTATGTTGTAATTCTCATTAACTTTTATCTGccgtcattttcttcttctcgtttGACATACTGGTATGGTATTGTTGGATGTGAATTGAAATCTGTTATTAGGTAGAAGTCCGGCCAAACTTTAAGTGTAATTCATCTTTACAAACTTTAAAGTATTGTTGGATGGGAATTGAAATCCCCTTCTATAAATATGATACGTAGCACCGACATGATATAAGTAACGGCTGCATGGtatattagaggggcggcattctagtaggacaaaaagggtcattacatgatcattcaaggtgtcccttatcaaaaaacTGGAAATGGCAAATTAATCTCATAATTGAttacctagtttagtgatgataatcaagtttaatgttaatgattaatttcgcttatattaactcaaaatcaaaacaaaatcagattttagagtttaaaaataaaataaaatttggagatggtagagaagttttaacccaaagtgaaggtcaatctcaatcaattgaagaaattaaccaacaaagtgaaaacccaatgcctgaaaatgaccaggtatacttctaaattagtcccaactagctttttgttgctcaaatacgtaaaaaaattcaatttcttacatcttcagagctaattacggttgacATTTTGCTCGTAACCAATAAAAGatgaaataccaaccgtaactggttaaatttggggaaaacccaatagaaatggttaccaaccgtaactgaagaaaattctcagatataagaatatacggttggtaattgaactattaccaaccacAACAACATAAAATTCTCCAGTTACAgttcgtaatagagttaaaatcaaccgtaactcacgtAAACccataaatttcaatttcaatttcacctataaccctaatttctgatagaaattaaacttaaatcgaacagaATAAACTAAACCTTAACTGGGTTTTTCATAAcgtacctcatataagtcattatacttgattaattttcaaatcgctgattaatcgaagacgatgaaattttcagcTTTAATGGAAGTTTCGGTTGataggaggagaagagaagaagaaag
This DNA window, taken from Papaver somniferum cultivar HN1 chromosome 3, ASM357369v1, whole genome shotgun sequence, encodes the following:
- the LOC113358472 gene encoding nucleoside diphosphate kinase 3-like, with the translated sequence MSSQIYRSASRTLRSIVSASKSSSLFSEGRAVAAAAATTSFRGNVSSLASFYGRANSGSASTGWISGALALPAAAYMLQEQDAHAAEMERTFIAIKPDGVQRGLISEIVARFERKGFKLVAIKLVVPSKDFAQKHYHDLKERPFFNGLCDFLSSGPVLAMVWEGEGVIKYGRKLIGATDPQKSEPGTIRGDLAVVVGRNIIHGSDGPETAKDEIKLWFKPEELNTYTINSEKWVYGAN